In Oncorhynchus tshawytscha isolate Ot180627B linkage group LG06, Otsh_v2.0, whole genome shotgun sequence, the following are encoded in one genomic region:
- the LOC112253375 gene encoding LOW QUALITY PROTEIN: phosphatidylinositol N-acetylglucosaminyltransferase subunit Y-like (The sequence of the model RefSeq protein was modified relative to this genomic sequence to represent the inferred CDS: inserted 2 bases in 1 codon; substituted 1 base at 1 genomic stop codon) produces the protein MFSLSTLTVLVPIVSLFLLFYSVTVDXQGCCTSXVCFYSLPVTIPVFFYLWKWMGIKLFRHN, from the exons ATGTTTTCTCTGTCTACCCTTACAGTACTGGTTCCCATAGTCTCCCTATTTTTACTTTTCTATTCTGTGACAGTAGATTGACAGGGTTGCTGCACTAG AGTGTGTTTCTACAGTCTACCAGTAACCATTCCTGTCTTTTTCTATCTATGGAAATGGATGGGAATCAAGCTGTTCAGGCACAACTAG